Proteins encoded in a region of the Acidimicrobiia bacterium genome:
- a CDS encoding TraR/DksA C4-type zinc finger protein, with product MARQLASGTLGRLRKKLEQERDRLADLLDEHEQEREEARLAETASERSPDPMTAEGGSMAFEYEKELSIDQNTADLLLKMEHALARIERGEYGICEACAKPIPVARLEALPYVTFCVDCARDRS from the coding sequence ATGGCTCGTCAACTCGCCTCAGGAACGCTCGGTCGGCTTCGGAAGAAGCTCGAACAGGAGCGCGATCGTCTGGCGGACCTGCTCGATGAGCACGAGCAGGAACGTGAGGAGGCGCGACTCGCCGAGACCGCATCCGAGCGCAGTCCGGATCCCATGACCGCAGAAGGCGGTTCAATGGCTTTCGAATACGAGAAGGAACTCTCGATCGATCAGAACACCGCCGATCTCCTGCTCAAGATGGAGCACGCCCTCGCTCGAATAGAACGCGGTGAATACGGAATCTGTGAGGCGTGTGCGAAGCCGATCCCTGTCGCCCGCCTGGAGGCGCTTCCCTACGTCACCTTCTGCGTTGACTGTGCCAGAGACAGAAGCTGA
- the murC gene encoding UDP-N-acetylmuramate--L-alanine ligase: protein MVDLGTSKRIHIIGVAGAGMSGLAKLLAQLGHVVSGSDLRAGPILDLLDGIGVRTWTGSRPDDVLGADLVVASSAVPDRDPEFAAAQEHGTPVWRRPALLEAMTRSMPAVGATGTHGKTSTTAMLISMLRSLDQDPSFMVGGELVDLRTNAHLGRRSPFVLEADEAFRTFESLHLQGLVVTNVEADHLDHFGSVYEMEDSFAEVVRSVDGPALIGIDDAGGRRLSERTGRPTYGTDSAATWRITEVDERSMSVAFRLTGPGFDESVTVSRPGLHTARNASGAIALLSELGFDAVGAARALREFAGIRRRFEVRATIGGVTIIDDYAHHPTEVAATVRTALHGDWERVWAVFQPHLYSRTETLQREFGMAMSGCDVIVVTDVFGAREVPRPGVTGALVADAARDHTDAEVHYVRHRSDLADFIAGRLQPGDLVLTMGAGDITLLPGELAGALSRDSI from the coding sequence ATGGTTGATCTCGGGACATCGAAGCGAATACACATAATCGGCGTGGCGGGCGCAGGGATGAGCGGTCTGGCAAAACTGCTCGCACAACTCGGCCACGTGGTGTCCGGGTCGGACCTGAGAGCGGGACCGATTCTCGACCTGCTCGACGGGATCGGCGTCAGAACATGGACGGGTAGCCGGCCCGACGACGTCCTGGGAGCCGATCTGGTTGTTGCCTCGTCGGCAGTCCCCGATCGCGATCCGGAGTTTGCAGCAGCTCAGGAGCACGGAACGCCGGTCTGGCGGCGGCCTGCACTGCTGGAGGCCATGACCCGTTCTATGCCCGCCGTCGGCGCAACCGGCACCCACGGAAAGACATCGACGACCGCGATGCTGATATCGATGCTGCGATCCCTCGACCAGGATCCATCGTTCATGGTCGGCGGTGAACTCGTCGACCTGCGGACCAACGCACATCTCGGCCGGCGTTCGCCTTTTGTGCTCGAGGCCGACGAGGCGTTTCGTACATTCGAATCGCTTCACCTGCAGGGTCTCGTCGTCACCAACGTCGAAGCGGATCACCTGGATCACTTCGGATCCGTGTATGAGATGGAGGATTCCTTCGCCGAAGTGGTGCGCTCGGTCGACGGACCCGCCCTGATCGGTATCGATGACGCCGGGGGGCGTCGTCTCTCCGAACGTACGGGCCGGCCGACCTACGGCACGGATTCGGCGGCAACGTGGCGCATCACTGAGGTCGACGAGCGTTCCATGTCGGTGGCGTTTCGGCTCACCGGCCCGGGATTCGACGAGTCCGTCACGGTCTCACGACCCGGCCTGCATACCGCCCGGAACGCCTCGGGAGCCATCGCCCTTCTCTCGGAACTCGGGTTCGATGCCGTCGGTGCTGCGCGAGCCCTCCGCGAGTTCGCCGGGATCCGCAGGCGGTTCGAAGTAAGGGCAACGATCGGGGGAGTGACGATCATCGACGACTACGCCCACCATCCCACCGAGGTGGCCGCGACGGTCCGCACCGCCCTGCACGGAGACTGGGAGCGGGTGTGGGCGGTATTCCAGCCGCATCTGTACAGTCGGACCGAGACGCTCCAGCGCGAGTTCGGAATGGCGATGTCTGGCTGCGATGTGATCGTGGTCACCGATGTGTTCGGTGCTCGTGAAGTGCCCAGGCCGGGCGTAACCGGAGCGCTCGTCGCCGACGCGGCACGTGACCACACCGACGCCGAGGTGCACTACGTTCGGCACCGAAGCGACCTGGCCGACTTCATCGCGGGCCGCCTCCAACCCGGCGATCTGGTTCTCACGATGGGAGCCGGTGATATCACGCTTCTTCCCGGCGAACTGGCAGGGGCCCTCTCCCGGGATTCCATCTGA
- the murB gene encoding UDP-N-acetylmuramate dehydrogenase, whose translation MSSWRELADRNRLLTHVPLGPLTTYKLGGPARLLVEVEDADDLVSLAGGIAETPLPVLVLGRGSNVLISDRGFDGVVVHLGPGFSWVRWQEGLVSAGGSTSLPNLARTAARAGQGSLEFYVGIPGSVGGAVRMNAGCHGSETADVLETADVFDLLDGTRSARSPEDLDLGYRHSNLGDHEVVVSATFHTVPVEPAAAEGVMREVSRWRKEHQPGGTLNAGSVFKNPPGDAAGRIIDEVGLKGYRVGSVSVSHKHGNFFVAERAATAQDVHDLVFAVREIVRERSGVELIPEIRFVGDFDDEPQPPPAED comes from the coding sequence ATGAGTTCCTGGCGAGAGCTGGCAGACCGGAATCGCCTTCTCACCCACGTTCCGCTCGGGCCACTGACTACCTACAAGCTCGGGGGTCCCGCCCGCCTGCTGGTCGAGGTTGAGGATGCCGACGATCTCGTGTCGCTGGCCGGCGGCATCGCCGAGACACCACTGCCGGTTCTCGTCCTCGGAAGAGGCAGCAATGTCCTCATCTCAGATCGCGGCTTCGACGGTGTCGTCGTTCATCTCGGTCCCGGCTTCTCCTGGGTGCGATGGCAGGAAGGTCTGGTGTCGGCCGGCGGGTCGACGTCCCTCCCCAATCTGGCCCGGACGGCGGCGAGGGCCGGGCAGGGCAGCCTCGAGTTCTATGTGGGGATTCCCGGTTCGGTCGGCGGCGCGGTGCGAATGAATGCCGGATGTCACGGATCGGAGACCGCCGACGTTCTCGAGACCGCCGACGTTTTCGACCTGCTGGACGGAACACGATCCGCCCGTTCGCCGGAGGACCTGGATCTCGGCTACCGCCACTCGAATCTGGGAGACCACGAAGTCGTCGTATCCGCCACTTTCCACACGGTCCCTGTGGAACCGGCGGCCGCCGAAGGGGTGATGCGCGAGGTGAGCAGGTGGCGGAAGGAGCACCAGCCGGGAGGCACACTGAACGCCGGGAGCGTGTTCAAGAACCCTCCGGGCGACGCAGCCGGCCGAATCATCGACGAGGTCGGTCTCAAGGGCTACAGGGTCGGGAGTGTTTCGGTGTCGCACAAGCACGGCAACTTCTTCGTGGCCGAGCGCGCTGCAACGGCCCAGGATGTGCACGATCTGGTGTTCGCCGTGCGAGAGATCGTTCGCGAGCGCTCGGGGGTGGAGCTGATCCCCGAGATCCGGTTCGTCGGCGACTTCGACGACGAACCACAGCCGCCACCGGCGGAGGACTGA
- a CDS encoding cell division protein SepF, whose amino-acid sequence MASLWQKALMYLGLVDEDRVDQEPEQPAPARTRSAVKTVETQGTRERVAGRRVEPPPVARRPQPQSSTRSTGAVRAVPTMDAQSDIIEPAHFDDAKVIADRLRDRVPVVLNMRNTDPDMVRRLVDFCTGLTYALDGSMRKIDEGVILVLPPRVSLGREEKRRLADLGLYAVGDEQT is encoded by the coding sequence ATGGCTTCGTTGTGGCAGAAAGCGCTGATGTATCTCGGGCTCGTCGACGAGGATCGAGTCGATCAGGAGCCTGAACAACCGGCGCCGGCGCGGACGAGAAGTGCGGTCAAGACCGTGGAAACCCAGGGAACGCGCGAGCGTGTCGCGGGGCGGCGAGTCGAGCCGCCACCGGTCGCCCGGCGGCCCCAACCGCAGTCCTCCACCCGGTCGACGGGCGCAGTGCGCGCCGTTCCGACGATGGATGCCCAGTCCGACATCATCGAGCCGGCCCATTTCGACGACGCCAAAGTGATCGCCGACCGGCTTCGTGACCGCGTACCGGTGGTGCTGAACATGCGGAACACCGATCCGGATATGGTGCGCCGCCTCGTAGATTTCTGCACCGGTCTGACCTACGCTCTCGACGGATCGATGAGGAAGATCGACGAGGGTGTCATCCTCGTCCTGCCCCCGCGGGTGTCGCTGGGCCGTGAGGAGAAGCGGAGGCTGGCGGACCTCGGCCTGTATGCGGTCGGCGACGAGCAGACCTGA
- a CDS encoding YggT family protein: protein MTFLCTLIDLYVLVLFGRIILSFFEVPSDHPVGRIRSILASLTDPVLIPLRRVIPPVRMGPAALDLSPLVVLLGLSLLRSVVC, encoded by the coding sequence ATGACGTTTCTCTGTACGCTCATCGATCTCTACGTGCTGGTCCTCTTCGGGAGGATCATTCTCAGTTTCTTCGAGGTACCGTCCGATCATCCGGTGGGCCGGATTCGCTCGATTCTGGCCTCACTGACCGATCCCGTCCTCATTCCGCTTCGCAGGGTCATTCCTCCGGTCCGGATGGGTCCGGCCGCCCTCGATCTCTCTCCGCTCGTGGTCCTGCTCGGACTCAGCCTGCTCAGATCCGTCGTCTGCTGA
- the ileS gene encoding isoleucine--tRNA ligase, with translation MKGFRRVASNVDLPALDARILELWDRIDAFEKSIEQRPEDQSFTFYDGPPFATGSPHYGHILVGVIKDIVPRYWTMRGHRIERRFGWDTHGLPVEMEVEKQLGISGPREIQEYGIDRYNEACRVMVNQTTEEWEDITKRIGRWIDFENDYKTMDPEFMESVWWVFKQLWDKGLIYRDFKVLPYSWGATTPLSNFEANMDYRDVDDPAITVRLRVVSGTGGARPGDWLLIWTTTPWTLPGNLAVAVGGDIDYVCVRDGRDQYWIAEALVHTLWPEGGEIVARARGADLVGTTYEPPFDYFGEERDRGAFRILESAETSTEEGTGLVHMAPAYGEVDFYTLQAAGLDTLVDPIDAEARFTDEVPDVAGMYVKDADSKLIDLLKLKGLLVKRDQIRHSYPFCWRTETPLIYKAIPTWFVAVESFKDRMVELNKNIHWVPSHVGERRFGNWLEGARDWAISRNRYWGSCIPVWECSNGHTTCVGSIDELESLSGVRVDDLHKHFVDPVTFECPECGATAVRVPEVLDCWFESGSMPYAQPHYPFENRAWFESNFPANFINESLDQTRGWFYTLVVLAAALFDKEPFQNCIVSGMILAEDGRKMSKSLKNYPDPTNILDSYGADALRAYLIDSPLMRAESLRFSESGVREVVRTVLLPLWNAFSFFTTYAEADGITMADLRSAPAVEDRPELDRWLLSVLQSLILRVNEEMEGYYLYNVVGPTLSFIDDLTNWYIRRSRRRFWRTRSADDADKLSAFATLYESLVMFSKVLAPVLPFVTEHLHQELVVAQDEDAPESVHLADYPSADRSLIDEELEEAMSAIRTVVRLGHNIRKQHSLRVRQPLASVTVLTRNRTVANAVGSHIDLIADELNVKVVATSQDEGDLVELSARANFKILGPRFGKDVQAIDLALQDATSAELHRLQDGSTMSVAGHELSLEDVVLQRNPKTGVVVATEGAISVAIDVELSEDLVIEGFAREIVNRIQTARRDLDLDVTDRITVAWSSDDPRIASAFEAHADLITDEVLATGIRRTELDEKADLAGVSFGLLVEKSGD, from the coding sequence ATGAAAGGGTTCCGCCGAGTCGCATCGAACGTAGATCTTCCGGCGCTCGACGCGCGAATCCTGGAACTCTGGGATCGGATCGATGCGTTCGAGAAGTCGATAGAGCAGAGGCCCGAGGACCAGAGCTTCACTTTCTACGACGGGCCTCCGTTCGCCACCGGCAGCCCGCACTACGGGCACATACTCGTCGGAGTCATCAAAGACATCGTTCCGCGTTATTGGACGATGCGGGGTCATCGCATCGAGCGCAGATTCGGCTGGGACACGCACGGCTTGCCCGTGGAGATGGAAGTCGAGAAGCAGCTGGGAATCTCCGGCCCGCGCGAAATCCAGGAATACGGCATCGACCGATACAACGAAGCCTGCCGGGTGATGGTCAACCAAACCACTGAAGAGTGGGAGGACATCACCAAACGAATCGGCCGCTGGATCGATTTCGAGAACGACTACAAGACGATGGATCCGGAGTTCATGGAATCTGTCTGGTGGGTCTTCAAGCAGCTCTGGGACAAGGGTCTCATCTACCGGGACTTCAAGGTCCTGCCCTACTCGTGGGGCGCCACGACTCCCCTGTCGAACTTCGAAGCAAACATGGACTACCGCGACGTCGACGACCCGGCGATCACAGTTCGCCTGCGCGTCGTCTCGGGAACCGGCGGAGCCCGGCCGGGAGACTGGCTGCTCATCTGGACCACCACACCGTGGACGCTGCCCGGCAACCTCGCTGTGGCGGTAGGGGGAGACATCGACTACGTGTGCGTCCGCGACGGCCGGGACCAGTACTGGATCGCAGAGGCTCTCGTCCACACCCTGTGGCCGGAGGGCGGCGAGATCGTCGCCAGAGCCAGAGGTGCGGATCTCGTCGGTACGACCTACGAACCGCCGTTCGACTACTTCGGTGAGGAACGCGACCGTGGAGCCTTCCGGATCCTCGAATCGGCGGAGACGAGCACCGAGGAGGGAACAGGCCTCGTCCACATGGCTCCGGCCTATGGAGAGGTCGACTTCTACACACTCCAGGCCGCCGGTCTCGACACCCTCGTCGATCCGATCGACGCCGAGGCACGGTTCACCGACGAGGTGCCTGATGTGGCGGGGATGTACGTGAAGGACGCCGACTCCAAACTCATCGATCTCCTCAAACTGAAGGGCCTTCTCGTCAAACGCGATCAGATACGCCACTCCTACCCCTTCTGCTGGCGCACCGAGACCCCTCTGATCTACAAAGCCATCCCGACCTGGTTCGTGGCGGTCGAGAGTTTCAAAGACCGCATGGTCGAGTTGAACAAGAACATCCACTGGGTGCCTTCTCACGTCGGCGAGCGGCGATTCGGCAACTGGCTCGAAGGTGCCCGCGACTGGGCAATAAGCCGCAACCGCTATTGGGGCTCCTGCATACCCGTGTGGGAGTGTTCGAACGGCCACACGACCTGCGTCGGGTCGATCGACGAACTCGAGAGCCTGTCGGGGGTGCGGGTCGACGACCTGCACAAACACTTCGTCGATCCGGTCACGTTCGAATGCCCGGAGTGCGGGGCTACGGCGGTGCGGGTTCCAGAGGTTCTCGACTGCTGGTTCGAGTCCGGTTCGATGCCCTACGCGCAACCTCACTACCCGTTCGAGAATCGCGCCTGGTTTGAATCCAACTTCCCGGCCAACTTCATCAACGAGAGTCTCGACCAGACGCGGGGATGGTTCTACACGCTCGTGGTCCTGGCGGCTGCTCTGTTCGACAAAGAGCCCTTCCAGAACTGCATCGTCTCGGGGATGATCCTCGCCGAGGACGGTCGCAAGATGTCGAAGAGCCTCAAGAACTATCCGGACCCGACCAACATCCTCGACTCCTACGGTGCCGACGCTCTGCGGGCCTATCTGATCGATTCGCCGCTGATGCGCGCCGAGTCGCTCCGGTTCTCCGAGAGCGGCGTCCGTGAGGTCGTGCGCACTGTGCTGCTGCCCCTGTGGAACGCCTTCTCGTTCTTCACGACCTACGCGGAGGCCGACGGCATCACGATGGCCGACCTCCGGTCGGCGCCCGCCGTCGAAGACAGGCCGGAACTAGACCGCTGGCTGCTCAGCGTGCTGCAGAGCCTCATCCTGCGCGTGAACGAAGAGATGGAGGGCTACTACCTCTACAACGTCGTCGGGCCCACGCTGTCGTTCATCGACGATCTCACCAACTGGTACATCCGGCGCTCGCGGAGAAGGTTCTGGCGGACGCGCAGCGCCGACGACGCCGACAAGCTGTCGGCCTTCGCCACTCTGTACGAGTCCCTGGTGATGTTCTCGAAGGTCCTGGCGCCCGTGCTGCCCTTCGTCACGGAGCATCTGCACCAGGAGCTGGTGGTGGCCCAGGACGAGGACGCACCCGAATCCGTTCACCTGGCCGACTATCCGTCGGCCGACCGGTCGCTCATCGACGAGGAACTCGAGGAGGCGATGTCGGCAATACGCACAGTGGTGCGGCTCGGACACAACATCCGCAAGCAACACAGCCTGCGGGTTCGCCAGCCCCTGGCGAGCGTCACCGTCCTGACCAGGAACCGGACCGTGGCAAACGCCGTCGGCTCCCACATCGACCTCATCGCCGACGAGTTGAACGTGAAGGTCGTTGCCACCAGTCAGGATGAGGGCGATCTGGTCGAACTGTCCGCCCGGGCCAACTTCAAGATTCTGGGCCCGCGCTTCGGGAAGGACGTGCAGGCGATCGATCTGGCTCTGCAGGACGCCACCTCCGCCGAGCTACACCGCCTCCAGGACGGATCGACGATGAGCGTCGCAGGTCACGAACTCAGCCTCGAAGATGTCGTTCTGCAGCGCAACCCCAAGACGGGGGTCGTGGTCGCCACCGAAGGCGCCATCTCGGTGGCCATCGACGTCGAACTCAGCGAAGACCTGGTGATCGAGGGGTTTGCCCGTGAGATCGTGAACCGCATCCAGACGGCACGCCGGGATCTCGACCTGGACGTAACGGATCGGATCACGGTTGCATGGTCGAGCGACGATCCCCGGATAGCGTCGGCGTTCGAAGCTCATGCCGATCTGATCACGGACGAAGTCCTGGCGACGGGCATCCGGCGCACCGAACTGGACGAGAAGGCCGACCTGGCGGGGGTCTCATTCGGCCTTCTGGTGGAGAAGTCGGGCGACTGA
- a CDS encoding FtsQ-type POTRA domain-containing protein, translating to MIDPRMDERRRAVLESGARRGIRRALILLILVSLGAGLVWLLQSPMLSVGEIEVTGSLRQDVRDAITRAGIEEGTPLILVRTGRATEELESLPWVKAATVKRVFPDRVEIAVDQRRAVAWMWTSGTFAVLDIEGVVLEYVSAPAEGAPVLQFGARQIEVGDQHTEPAVLGGIEFVAAINGALSGLELREAGGELWGFFDGHEIRMGRPVEMAAKAAALLAVLADGLPAGASINLIAPARPAVTP from the coding sequence ATGATCGATCCGAGGATGGATGAGCGCCGGCGGGCGGTCCTCGAAAGCGGAGCCAGGAGGGGTATCAGGCGTGCGCTGATTCTGTTGATTCTCGTCAGCCTGGGTGCCGGACTCGTGTGGCTGCTGCAGTCCCCGATGCTGTCCGTGGGTGAGATCGAGGTGACCGGCTCGCTCCGGCAAGACGTCCGCGACGCCATAACCAGGGCGGGCATCGAAGAGGGAACGCCGCTGATTCTGGTTCGTACCGGCCGCGCAACCGAGGAACTCGAATCCCTCCCGTGGGTGAAGGCCGCCACAGTGAAGCGAGTGTTCCCCGACCGCGTCGAGATAGCGGTCGATCAGCGCCGCGCGGTTGCGTGGATGTGGACGTCGGGGACATTCGCAGTGCTGGACATCGAAGGTGTGGTGCTGGAGTACGTTTCCGCACCCGCCGAAGGGGCTCCGGTTCTTCAGTTCGGCGCCCGGCAGATCGAAGTTGGGGATCAACACACCGAACCCGCGGTACTCGGCGGAATCGAGTTCGTCGCCGCGATCAACGGGGCACTCTCGGGACTCGAACTGAGGGAAGCGGGAGGGGAGCTCTGGGGGTTCTTCGACGGCCATGAGATTCGTATGGGCCGTCCGGTGGAAATGGCAGCAAAAGCTGCTGCGCTGCTGGCCGTGCTGGCCGATGGGTTGCCGGCCGGAGCTTCGATCAACCTCATTGCACCTGCCCGGCCCGCGGTCACTCCCTGA
- a CDS encoding DUF167 domain-containing protein, giving the protein MISRTDLEGALRADGPDTVIDVWVIPGARRSGVAGIHDGALRVRVGAPPEGGRANKAVLALLGELLPAHLSLEGGSTSRRKKVRVEGRSPEAVATLLVENLAARG; this is encoded by the coding sequence ATGATCAGCCGGACAGACCTGGAAGGGGCTCTGCGGGCCGACGGGCCCGACACCGTCATCGACGTCTGGGTGATTCCCGGTGCTCGACGGTCCGGGGTGGCAGGCATACACGACGGCGCCCTGCGGGTCCGTGTCGGAGCGCCTCCCGAAGGTGGCCGGGCAAACAAGGCGGTGCTCGCCCTGCTCGGCGAGCTCCTCCCTGCTCATCTGAGCCTCGAAGGCGGGTCGACCTCGCGACGCAAGAAGGTCCGTGTGGAGGGTCGATCCCCGGAGGCGGTGGCGACCCTGCTTGTCGAGAATCTGGCCGCCCGCGGATAG
- a CDS encoding DivIVA domain-containing protein — translation MPLSPIDVQQQTFKVALRGYAEDEVDEFLDEVVISLRDFEQRLRDAQERIAVLEEQLSANRETEDAMRRTFLVAQRTADAILEEARAESERLLAETRGEVNRVASEQTEEKARLLAETAMLRDRVHGLRAALSDLATGTMRRLDVLDVDAVADRIAAVADREAVDSAPAAHSEFPEPADRAFDAEEPAGFGRHAGEPIDLDDLAEQELPTLDDAVLGVVDEEADADDDFDYEGGDDGEPVESFSDFEEEESEDEPEDAAEIAEVPEWMTRDRSENIDSRPSYRRPWERDEG, via the coding sequence ATGCCACTGAGCCCAATCGACGTACAACAGCAAACCTTCAAGGTTGCCCTGCGGGGCTACGCCGAGGACGAGGTCGACGAGTTCCTCGACGAGGTGGTCATCTCATTGCGGGACTTCGAGCAGCGTCTGCGCGACGCTCAAGAGCGAATCGCAGTTCTCGAAGAGCAGCTCTCCGCCAACCGTGAAACCGAAGACGCCATGCGTCGGACCTTCCTGGTCGCTCAGCGAACCGCAGATGCGATTCTGGAGGAGGCAAGAGCCGAGTCGGAACGACTCCTGGCCGAAACGCGCGGAGAGGTCAACCGTGTGGCTAGCGAGCAGACAGAGGAAAAGGCAAGGCTCCTCGCCGAGACGGCGATGTTGCGCGACCGCGTCCACGGATTGCGGGCGGCCCTCTCAGACCTGGCGACCGGCACCATGAGGCGGCTCGACGTGCTCGATGTGGACGCGGTTGCCGACCGGATCGCTGCAGTCGCCGATCGCGAAGCGGTTGATTCGGCTCCGGCCGCCCACAGTGAGTTCCCAGAGCCGGCGGATCGGGCCTTCGATGCCGAAGAACCGGCCGGTTTCGGCCGCCATGCCGGCGAACCGATCGATCTGGATGACCTGGCGGAACAGGAGCTTCCCACCCTCGACGACGCGGTTCTCGGTGTAGTGGACGAGGAAGCGGATGCCGATGATGACTTCGACTATGAAGGCGGCGATGACGGCGAGCCGGTGGAGAGTTTCTCCGACTTCGAGGAAGAGGAATCCGAGGACGAGCCGGAAGACGCCGCGGAGATCGCCGAGGTTCCGGAGTGGATGACCCGCGACCGCTCTGAGAACATCGACTCGCGGCCTTCCTACCGGCGCCCCTGGGAGCGAGACGAAGGCTGA
- a CDS encoding YggS family pyridoxal phosphate-dependent enzyme encodes MDNLKLAETMERVALAALRSGRRPEEVVVVAVGKTFSPEILMTVYDAGHRDFGENRAQELSTKASVLPADVRWHFVGPLQRNKVRLVRPAVALLHSMDRVALGEAWLKGPGTPPPVLVEVNIGEEPQKSGVSPDRASEVIGRLVELGVDVRGLMTIPPRVETPEAARPYFRRMAALREALRFEFPQIDELSMGMSDDFEVAIEEGATLVRVGQAIFGPRNR; translated from the coding sequence ATGGATAACTTGAAACTCGCCGAGACGATGGAGCGGGTCGCCCTGGCGGCCCTCCGGTCGGGCAGACGACCGGAGGAGGTCGTCGTTGTGGCGGTTGGCAAGACATTCTCTCCCGAGATCCTGATGACGGTCTACGACGCCGGTCATCGCGATTTCGGGGAGAATCGTGCCCAGGAGCTCTCGACCAAGGCGAGTGTGCTCCCCGCGGACGTGCGGTGGCATTTCGTGGGACCGTTGCAGCGCAACAAGGTTCGGCTCGTTCGTCCGGCCGTCGCGCTGCTCCACTCGATGGACCGCGTCGCGCTCGGCGAGGCCTGGTTGAAAGGGCCTGGAACGCCTCCTCCCGTGCTGGTCGAGGTGAACATCGGCGAAGAGCCGCAGAAGTCGGGAGTGTCCCCCGACCGCGCCTCCGAAGTCATCGGCCGACTGGTCGAGCTGGGAGTGGACGTCCGCGGGCTCATGACCATTCCGCCCCGAGTTGAAACACCCGAAGCCGCCCGCCCCTATTTCCGCCGGATGGCCGCGTTGCGGGAGGCGCTGAGGTTCGAGTTCCCGCAAATCGACGAGCTGTCGATGGGAATGAGCGACGACTTCGAGGTCGCAATTGAGGAAGGAGCGACTCTCGTGCGCGTCGGACAAGCTATCTTTGGGCCGAGAAATCGCTAG
- the lspA gene encoding signal peptidase II has protein sequence MPETEADLSPRSRRAFVLGGATAAIVIVADRITKLWALNALADADIVAIDGILSFELAFNTGAAYGLLKGGGSFIAVGAILATGLIIYALRSVEGRFEAITLGAIMGGALGNLTDRIARGPGLFDGAVVDWIETPLWPNFNIADSAIVVGAVLLVLAALRRG, from the coding sequence GTGCCAGAGACAGAAGCTGACCTGAGCCCCAGGTCCCGGCGAGCCTTTGTCCTCGGTGGAGCAACCGCCGCGATCGTCATAGTCGCCGATCGCATCACCAAACTGTGGGCGCTCAACGCCCTCGCCGATGCCGACATTGTCGCGATCGACGGCATCCTCAGCTTTGAACTGGCATTCAACACCGGTGCGGCCTACGGCCTGCTGAAAGGCGGCGGGAGCTTCATAGCCGTGGGAGCGATCCTGGCAACGGGACTGATCATCTACGCTCTGCGGTCCGTCGAAGGGCGTTTCGAGGCGATCACACTCGGTGCGATCATGGGCGGTGCCCTCGGTAATCTGACCGACCGCATCGCCCGCGGACCCGGTTTGTTCGACGGTGCGGTAGTCGACTGGATTGAGACACCCTTATGGCCGAATTTCAACATCGCAGACAGCGCCATAGTGGTGGGGGCGGTTCTGCTCGTTCTGGCGGCACTCCGGCGCGGCTGA
- a CDS encoding polyphenol oxidase family protein: MIVPPGYPGIAFTTADDGDVRGDQVARDEVAAQLGIPRPWAVVEQVHGSTVVRATEPVNFGPADALFTTEADLPLAVFTADCLGVALIADGAVGVAHAGWRGVVAGVVPNLIEAMTEAGFPPQRAGVGPGIGSCCYEVGAEVAERLAGFVSETTWGTVSVDLPGAVRDQLGALDIWEAGECTMCSAPFHSHRVDATPARMGTIAWIT; the protein is encoded by the coding sequence ATGATCGTTCCGCCCGGCTATCCGGGTATCGCCTTCACCACCGCCGACGACGGGGACGTGCGCGGCGATCAGGTCGCCCGTGACGAGGTGGCCGCACAGCTCGGTATCCCGCGACCGTGGGCCGTGGTCGAGCAGGTGCACGGCTCAACGGTCGTCCGGGCCACCGAACCGGTGAACTTCGGCCCCGCCGATGCCTTGTTCACGACCGAGGCCGATCTTCCCCTTGCCGTGTTCACCGCCGACTGCCTCGGGGTGGCGCTGATCGCGGACGGTGCAGTCGGAGTCGCCCATGCCGGCTGGCGGGGGGTGGTGGCGGGTGTGGTTCCGAACTTGATCGAGGCCATGACCGAGGCGGGCTTCCCTCCACAGCGCGCCGGAGTCGGACCGGGAATCGGCTCGTGCTGCTACGAGGTCGGGGCGGAGGTGGCAGAGCGGCTGGCGGGGTTTGTTTCCGAGACGACCTGGGGAACCGTGAGCGTCGACCTGCCGGGCGCGGTCCGGGACCAGCTCGGGGCCCTGGACATATGGGAGGCTGGGGAGTGCACGATGTGCTCGGCCCCCTTCCACTCGCACAGGGTCGACGCAACACCGGCGAGAATGGGGACCATCGCATGGATAACTTGA